One window from the genome of Solea solea chromosome 13, fSolSol10.1, whole genome shotgun sequence encodes:
- the LOC131471360 gene encoding type-4 ice-structuring protein LS-12-like, whose translation MKFSLVAALVVVLAVVHGSEAKSLLKQDIQSEVDKVTKLIRDMSASITAATQDMVEKVKVLELTNTAQTYVEDSRTKIQPLVDKVQAEAAKLQEQVKPYIANIEDQMKPLTDNFNAQVKPLTDDFYAQVQPLTTLMEKFFQQVMDQTKALLPPQ comes from the exons ATGAAATTCTCCCTCGTCGCCGCTCTTGTTGTAGTACTGGCCGTTGTCCACG gCTCTGAGGCCAAATCACTGCTGAAGCAGGACATCCAGTCCGAGGTGGACAAGGTGACCAAGCTGATCAGAGACATGTCTGCCAGCATCACTGCTGCAACCCAGGACATGGTGGAGAAGGTGAAGGTTCTTGAGTTGACCAACACTGCACA GACTTACGTGGAGGACAGCAGGACCAAGATCCAGCCCCTGGTGGACAAAGTCCAGGCTGAAGCCGCCAAGCTGCAGGAGCAGGTCAAGCCCTACATCGCCAACATTGAGGATCAGATGAAGCCTCTGACTGATAACTTCAACGCCCAGGTCAAGCCTCTGACTGACGACTTCTACGCCCAGGTGCAGCCTCTGACCACTTTGATGGAAAAGTTCTTCCAGCAGGTGATGGATCAGACCAAGGCCCTGCTCCCCCCTCAGTAA